One stretch of Variovorax sp. 54 DNA includes these proteins:
- a CDS encoding acyl-CoA dehydrogenase family protein, with translation MIRDTPHFEALRADIRAFVRERWHPLEEQVSRENDIPPEVVDELRRKGYFGWSIPEAYGGLGLTTEELVLCAMELSQSSVALRARVGTNTGIGSEALVADGTEAQKQRWLPRMATGELTGCLALTEPEAGSEASNVRTTARREGDHYVLNGSKRFITNAPVADVFTVIARTEEGSKGSKGVSAFLVERGPGLTTGEPYRMMGQAGSFVSDVHFNECRVHADQLIGGREGAGFQTVMKVLNKQRLHLAALCTGPAIRMLDLAMAHTSGRNQFGQAVADFQLVQAMIADSRTDIYAARSMILEAARARDRGEDVAMSASMCKYFASEMCGRVADRAVQMFGGSGYVADFSPIERYYRDVRLFRLYEGTSQIHQLNIAKLALREAGTR, from the coding sequence ATGATCCGAGACACCCCCCACTTCGAGGCCCTGCGGGCCGACATCCGCGCCTTCGTTCGCGAACGCTGGCATCCGCTGGAAGAACAGGTCAGCCGCGAGAACGACATCCCGCCCGAGGTGGTCGACGAGTTGCGGCGCAAGGGCTACTTCGGCTGGAGCATTCCCGAAGCGTATGGCGGCCTGGGCCTCACGACCGAGGAGCTCGTGCTGTGCGCGATGGAGCTGTCGCAGTCGTCGGTGGCGCTGCGTGCCCGCGTGGGCACCAACACCGGCATCGGCTCCGAAGCGCTGGTGGCCGACGGCACCGAGGCGCAGAAGCAGCGCTGGCTGCCGCGCATGGCCACGGGCGAACTCACGGGCTGCCTGGCGCTCACGGAGCCCGAGGCCGGCTCGGAGGCGAGCAATGTGCGGACCACCGCGCGCCGCGAGGGCGACCACTACGTGCTCAACGGCAGCAAGCGCTTCATCACCAACGCGCCGGTGGCCGATGTGTTCACCGTCATCGCCCGCACCGAAGAAGGCTCGAAGGGCAGCAAGGGCGTGTCGGCGTTTCTGGTCGAGCGCGGCCCGGGTCTCACGACGGGCGAGCCCTACCGCATGATGGGACAGGCCGGCTCGTTCGTGTCCGACGTGCATTTCAACGAGTGCCGCGTGCATGCCGACCAGCTCATCGGTGGGCGCGAGGGCGCGGGCTTCCAGACGGTGATGAAGGTGCTCAACAAGCAGCGCCTGCACCTGGCGGCGCTGTGCACGGGCCCAGCCATCCGCATGCTGGACCTGGCCATGGCGCACACGAGCGGCCGCAACCAGTTCGGCCAGGCGGTGGCCGACTTCCAGCTGGTGCAGGCCATGATTGCCGACAGCCGCACCGACATCTACGCGGCGCGCTCGATGATCCTCGAAGCCGCGCGTGCGCGCGATCGCGGCGAAGACGTGGCGATGTCGGCCTCGATGTGCAAGTACTTCGCGTCCGAGATGTGCGGTCGCGTGGCCGACCGTGCGGTGCAGATGTTCGGCGGTTCGGGCTACGTGGCCGACTTCAGCCCCATCGAGCGCTACTACCGTGACGTGCGCCTGTTCCGTCTGTACGAGGGCACGAGCCAGATCCATCAGTTGAACATCGCCAAGCTGGCGCTGCGCGAGGCGGGCACGCGATGA
- a CDS encoding IclR family transcriptional regulator, with product MPRPTQNRRQPMKDSDDLRRVRDEDPYFAGTLAKGLLILQTFVSDPRAHANSEFATKLGLPRPTVSRLCRTLLAMGFLDHDERLDRYFIGPAAVALCYPYVINTPLLAMLRPAMQQLADRIEGAVSVGVTNDLDVVYLETCAHEGGTLKRPGVGAVRGIVETAMGRAWLAQLPAGERQEFLARVKRERPEEHARCMEGVRESVANYAKRGFAINLGDSGFGVLAAGAAARVRYGPRRLLFNCAVPGFHWKKSQLLDTIGPGLVQLVGAADRQSGLR from the coding sequence ATGCCTCGCCCCACCCAGAATCGCCGCCAGCCCATGAAGGACTCCGACGACCTGCGCCGGGTACGCGACGAAGACCCGTACTTTGCCGGCACCCTGGCCAAAGGCCTGCTCATCCTGCAGACTTTTGTGAGCGACCCGCGCGCGCACGCCAACAGCGAGTTCGCCACCAAGCTGGGCCTGCCGCGCCCGACCGTCTCGCGCCTGTGCCGCACCCTGTTGGCCATGGGCTTCCTGGACCACGACGAGCGGCTCGACCGCTACTTCATCGGCCCGGCCGCCGTGGCGCTGTGCTACCCCTACGTCATCAACACGCCCCTGCTGGCCATGCTGCGCCCGGCCATGCAGCAGCTGGCCGACCGCATCGAGGGCGCGGTCTCGGTCGGCGTGACCAACGACCTCGACGTGGTCTACCTGGAAACCTGTGCCCACGAAGGCGGCACCTTGAAGCGCCCCGGCGTGGGTGCCGTGCGCGGCATCGTGGAAACCGCCATGGGCCGTGCGTGGCTGGCGCAATTGCCCGCGGGTGAACGCCAGGAGTTCCTTGCCCGCGTGAAGCGCGAGCGGCCTGAAGAGCATGCACGCTGCATGGAAGGCGTGCGCGAGAGCGTCGCGAACTACGCCAAGCGCGGCTTCGCGATCAACCTGGGCGATTCAGGGTTTGGCGTGCTTGCTGCGGGCGCCGCGGCACGCGTTCGCTACGGACCGCGGCGGCTGCTGTTCAACTGCGCGGTGCCGGGGTTTCACTGGAAGAAGTCGCAGCTGCTGGACACGATCGGGCCGGGGCTGGTGCAGCTGGTGGGGGCGGCGGATCGGCAGTCGGGGTTGCGGTGA
- a CDS encoding DUF6351 family protein, protein MKMAPLTCRRDTHRRITSWSVVAAAALLASCGGGSGGGGSAPPALFPSATGSAQAACNSFLNRIFEGATITQATLTPQTDTAPETCTVRGELPPELAFEVKLPSSWNQRVLFIGGGGFDGAIYPSAYSPGVAESGYATIATNHGHDAAKHPNGSFAMDSQLLQDYADGAVPKVLASAKAVLRSRYGESVGRSKFVYEGCSGGGRQALIQAQRHPDLFDGVIARAPANAYTGQFLWYQKILKQLAQPEAGLSIPKVKTLANFMQSQCDALDGLKDGIISHPEACKPDLAQLRCTGADADSCLTDAQLASAKVLYEPTDVAGGRYTWPAFPYVGGETADDASWQAIGGTTFQVLGGDYMKFFVAQDPSADPLKVDPLQYTNRLDHLARLIDAVNPDLSGFRARNGKMLLMHGTTDWLITQNNTTDYYSKVVAAAGGQAAADRFVEYYVLAGNDHCAATPDGGKGPDSVDLVTPMFDWIETGTRPSAREIVATRSVEPAKGMQRPMCRYPQFPKYNGAGDPDAASSFTCTSPG, encoded by the coding sequence ATGAAGATGGCCCCTCTCACATGTCGGCGCGACACCCACCGGCGCATCACCTCGTGGTCCGTGGTGGCTGCTGCGGCGCTGCTTGCTTCCTGCGGCGGCGGTAGCGGTGGCGGCGGCAGCGCGCCACCTGCGCTGTTCCCGTCCGCCACCGGAAGCGCGCAGGCCGCATGCAACAGCTTCCTGAACCGGATCTTCGAAGGCGCCACGATCACGCAAGCGACGCTGACGCCCCAGACAGACACCGCGCCTGAGACCTGCACCGTGCGCGGCGAGTTGCCGCCGGAGCTCGCGTTTGAAGTCAAGCTGCCCAGCAGCTGGAACCAGCGTGTCCTGTTCATCGGCGGCGGCGGCTTCGACGGCGCCATCTACCCCAGCGCCTACAGCCCCGGCGTCGCGGAAAGTGGCTACGCCACCATCGCGACGAACCACGGGCACGACGCAGCCAAACACCCCAACGGTTCCTTCGCCATGGACTCTCAGTTGCTTCAGGACTACGCGGACGGTGCCGTGCCCAAGGTGCTTGCATCGGCGAAGGCCGTGCTCCGCTCGCGCTACGGCGAATCGGTCGGGCGCTCGAAGTTTGTCTACGAGGGCTGTTCGGGCGGCGGGCGCCAGGCGTTGATCCAGGCGCAACGGCATCCCGATCTGTTCGACGGCGTGATTGCGCGCGCCCCGGCCAATGCCTACACGGGCCAGTTCCTCTGGTATCAAAAAATACTCAAGCAGCTGGCCCAGCCCGAGGCGGGCCTGAGCATCCCGAAGGTCAAGACGCTCGCGAACTTCATGCAGTCCCAATGCGATGCGCTCGACGGCCTGAAGGACGGCATCATCAGCCACCCCGAGGCCTGCAAGCCCGACCTGGCCCAGCTCCGATGCACGGGCGCCGACGCCGACTCTTGCCTGACCGACGCGCAGCTGGCGTCCGCCAAGGTCCTGTATGAACCCACCGATGTGGCGGGTGGCCGCTACACATGGCCGGCCTTTCCCTATGTCGGCGGCGAGACCGCCGACGACGCGTCATGGCAGGCCATCGGAGGCACCACCTTCCAGGTTCTCGGCGGCGACTACATGAAGTTCTTTGTGGCGCAGGACCCGTCCGCAGACCCACTGAAAGTCGACCCCCTGCAGTACACGAACCGGCTCGACCACCTCGCGCGCCTGATCGATGCAGTCAACCCCGACCTGAGCGGCTTTCGGGCCCGCAACGGCAAGATGCTGCTCATGCATGGCACCACCGACTGGCTGATCACGCAGAACAACACCACGGACTACTACAGCAAGGTCGTCGCCGCAGCGGGCGGGCAGGCCGCGGCCGACCGGTTCGTCGAGTACTACGTGCTGGCAGGCAACGACCACTGCGCCGCCACACCGGACGGCGGCAAGGGCCCGGACAGCGTCGACCTCGTCACCCCGATGTTCGACTGGATCGAAACTGGCACCCGTCCCAGCGCCCGCGAGATCGTCGCCACGCGCAGCGTCGAGCCGGCCAAGGGCATGCAGCGGCCGATGTGCAGATATCCGCAGTTTCCGAAGTACAACGGTGCCGGCGATCCTGACGCAGCGTCCAGCTTCACATGCACGTCACCTGGCTAG
- a CDS encoding LysR family transcriptional regulator, whose amino-acid sequence MSTEYLNDMALFVEVVKAKSFRGAAEVTGVPNSTLSRRIGALEKVIGLRLLHRTTRRIELTEAGQLYYERCRRIVEEARIAHEQLGEMLAQPTGVLRASLPVDFATIYLAPLIAEFARRYPGIAFDLDLSPRNVDLVAEPFDVAIRMGEQPSSTLIARLLARLTPCLYASPGYLKTAGEPRDPAELQQHECLGFPKSGPWVLHNDEATAEVRIGRRFTVTSVGMYRSLAVHDQGIALLAEGVAADDLAQGRLRRILPDWHGEPVPVYALTETRLLPAKTLRFIEFLQERLGHPRADG is encoded by the coding sequence ATGAGCACGGAATACCTGAACGACATGGCCCTCTTCGTGGAGGTCGTGAAAGCCAAGAGCTTTCGGGGGGCGGCGGAGGTCACGGGGGTGCCCAATTCGACCTTGTCGCGCCGCATCGGGGCGCTGGAAAAGGTGATCGGCCTGCGCCTGCTGCATCGCACGACGCGCAGGATCGAACTGACCGAGGCGGGGCAGCTCTACTACGAGCGTTGCCGGCGCATCGTCGAGGAGGCGCGCATCGCGCATGAGCAATTGGGCGAGATGCTGGCCCAGCCCACCGGCGTGCTGCGTGCGTCATTGCCGGTGGACTTCGCGACCATCTACCTGGCACCGCTGATCGCGGAGTTCGCGCGCCGCTATCCGGGCATCGCATTCGACCTGGACCTCAGCCCACGCAATGTGGACCTTGTGGCCGAGCCCTTCGACGTCGCCATTCGCATGGGAGAGCAACCCAGTTCGACGCTGATCGCGCGTCTGCTGGCGCGGCTGACGCCTTGTCTCTACGCATCGCCGGGCTACCTGAAGACGGCCGGCGAACCGCGCGATCCCGCCGAGCTGCAGCAGCACGAGTGCCTTGGCTTCCCGAAGTCCGGCCCCTGGGTGCTGCACAACGACGAGGCAACGGCCGAGGTGCGCATCGGCCGGCGCTTCACCGTCACCAGCGTCGGCATGTACCGCAGCCTCGCGGTGCACGACCAGGGGATCGCGCTGCTGGCCGAAGGTGTGGCGGCCGACGACCTGGCCCAAGGGCGTCTGCGTCGCATCCTGCCGGATTGGCATGGAGAGCCGGTGCCGGTGTATGCGCTGACCGAAACCCGGCTGCTGCCAGCCAAGACGCTGCGGTTCATCGAGTTCCTGCAGGAGCGGTTGGGGCATCCACGCGCTGATGGATGA